The Apostichopus japonicus isolate 1M-3 chromosome 20, ASM3797524v1, whole genome shotgun sequence genome contains a region encoding:
- the LOC139961699 gene encoding endoplasmin-like — protein sequence MTKWLFFVGLLGILLCTGLVPAETDVDGDAPVVDEDIGKSRDGSKTDDEVVEREEEAIKLDGLNVSQMKELREQSEKHVFQAEVNRMMKLIINSLYRNKEIFLRELISNASDALDKIRLLSLTDKTALDATEELSIKIKADKENHMLHITDTGIGMTKADLVNNLGTIAKSGTSEFFEKLASVDAGEANDLIGQFGVGFYSSFLVSETVIVTSKHNSDKQYIWESNSAEYSIADDPRGDTLLRGTTVSLLLKEEAYDYLEADTIEQLVKKYSQFINFPIYLWSSKTETVEEPIEDDEEEAEAVEDTKEEDTKEEGEEDEDVEVEEEEEEEDKPKTKSVEKTTWDWALMNGNKPIWTRNAREIEDEEYSEFYKSFTKDSDDPLTKTHFNVEGEVTFKSILFVPGKAPSEMFKDYGKHFDSIKLYVRRVFITEDFEDMMPKYLSFIKGVVDSDDLPLNVSRETLQQHKLLKVIKKKLVRKTLDMIKKIDADDYIEKFWKEFGTNIKLGVIEDHSNRTRLAKLVRFQSSNSDTEYTSLEEYVERMKEKQEHIYFMAGSSRQEVESSPFSEKLLKKGYEVLYLTEPVDEYCIQSLPEFEGKKFQNIAKEGLVLDESEKAKERKEELEKEYEGLTEWLKETALKDKIKDAKISSRLTETPCALVAGTYGWSGNMERIMLSQAYSQPGSDSSSFYKGQKKTLEINVRHPLIKKLAAQVEEDGESQTAKDLAEVLFETAVLRSGFMLEDSAAFAGRIERMLRLSMDIDLDEKIEEEPEEEDDEDEDEEEEEEEEDEEEEDDDEEEEGDGEVEGEEDADHDEL from the exons GCTTGGTTCCAGCTGAAACTGATGTAGATGGAGATGCACCAGTTGTCGATGAAGATATTGGCAAAAGCAGGGATGGTTCAAAGACAGATGATGAAGTTGTTGAAAG GGAGGAGGAAGCTATAAAATTAGACGGTCTCAATGTTTCACAGATGAAAGAACTGAGAGAACAGTCCGAAAAACATGTATTCCAGGCTGAGGTTAATAGGATGATGAAACTTATCATCAACTCCTTGTACAGGAACAAAGAG ATTTTCTTGCGTGAGTTGATTTCTAATGCCTCTGATGCCTTGGATAAAATTAGGTTACTATCCCTCACAGACAAGACGGCGCTGGATGCAACAGAAGAATTATCTATCAAAATAAAG GCTGACAAAGAGAATCATATGTTACATATCACAGACACTGGTATTGGAATGACCAAAGCCGATCTTGTCAACAACTTGGGTACAATTGCTAAGTCTGGAACAAGTGAATTCTTTGAGAAACTTGCT TCTGTTGATGCCGGTGAGGCAAATGATCTGATTGGTCAGTTTGGTGTCGGATTCTACTCATCTTTCCTTGTTTCGGAGACTGTCATTGTGACCTCCAAGCATAACAGTGATAAACAATACATCTGGGAATCCAACTCTGCTGAATACTCCATCGCAGATGATCCAAGGGGGGATACTTTACTTCGTGGTACCACCGTCAG TTTGTTACTGAAAGAAGAGGCATACGATTACCTTGAAGCAGACACCATTGAACAATTGGTGAAGAAATACAGCCAGTTCATCAACTTCCCCATCTACCTGTGGTCTAGCAAG ACTGAAACTGTTGAAGAACCAATTGAAGATGATGAGGAAGAAGCAGAAGCTGTAGAAGatacaaaagaagaagacactaaagaagaaggagaagaagatgaAG atgTGGAAgtagaggaagaggaagaggaagaagacAAGCCAAAGACCAAATCTGTTGAGAAGACCACCTGGGACTGGGCACTAATGAATGGCAACAAACCTATCTGGACTAGAAA TGCAAGGGAAATTGAAGATGAGGAGTACAGTGAGTTTTACAAGTCATTCACCAAGGATTCTGATGATCCACTAACAAAAACTCACTTCAATGTTGAAGGTGAAGTGACCTTCAAGTCTATCCTGTTTGTACCTGGCAAAGCCCCAAGTGAGATGTTCAAAGATTATGGCAAACATTTCGATAGCATTAAG CTGTATGTGAGGAGGGTATTCATCACTGAGGACTTTGAAGATATGATGCCCAAGTACTTAAGCTTTATTAAGGGTGTTGTTGACTCTGATGACCTGCCTCTCAATGTCTCCAGGGAAACCCTGCAGCAACACAAACTTTTGAAAGTCATTAAAAAGAAACTTGTCAGGAAG ACACTGGATATGATTAAAAAGATTGATGCAGATGATTACATCGAGAAGTTCTGGAAAGAATTCGGAACCAACATCAAGCTCGGAGTCATCGAGGACCACAGCAACAGAACTCGTTTGGCAAAGTTGGTTAGATTCCAGTCTTCTAACTCTGACACAGAATACACTAGTTTAGAAGAATATGTGGAGAGGATGAAGGAAAAACAGGAACACATTTACTTCATGGCAGGCAGCAGCAGACAGGAG GTTGAATCATCACCATTTTCAGAAAAGCTATTGAAGAAGGGATATGAAGTTTTGTACCTCACAGAACCTGTTGATGAATACTGCATCCAGTCATTGCCAGAATTTGAAGGAAAGAAATTCCAGAACATTGCCAAAGAAGGTCTCGTCTTAGATGAATCTGAGAAAGCCaaggaaaggaaagaagaaCTAGAGAAGGAATATGAAGGCTTGACCGAATGGCTGAaggaaactgctttgaaagatAAG ATTAAAGATGCTAAGATCAGTAGCCGATTGACTGAGACACCATGTGCTTTGGTCGCTGGTACCTATGGATGGTCTGGTAACATGGAAAGGATCATGCTCTCTCAGGCATACTCTCAACCAGGGAGTGACAGTTCCTC ATTTTACAAAGGCCAGAAGAAGACTCTTGAGATCAATGTTCGACATCCTCTGATCAAGAAACTTGCTGCTCAAGTCGAGGAGGATGGTGAAAGCCAAACTGCCAAAGATCTTGCGGAGGTTCTCTTTGAAACCGCTGTACTCCGTTCTGGGTTCATGCTGGAAGACTCCGCTGCCTTTGCTGGACGTATCGAAAGGATGCTAAGGCTCAGCATGGACATAGATTTGGATGAAAAG ATTGAGGAGGAACCAGAAGAggaagatgatgaagatgaagatgaagaggaggaggaggaagaagaggatGAGGAAGAAGAGGATGACGATGAGGAAGAGGAAGGTGATGGAGAGGTCGAAGGAGAAGAG GATGCTGATCACGATGAGTTATGA